CGGAACCGCCGAGGCACTCGCGGTAGAGCTGGATGTGGGCACCCATCTGGTTGAGCGCCGAGGTGAAGCCGAGCCGGGACTCGTACACCGTCTCGTGGACGATCGACAGCCCCGCGGCCTGGGTGAGGGCCACCACCAGCGGCTGCTGCCAGTCCGTCTGGAAGCCGGGGTGCACGTCCGTCTCCAGGGCGATGGCGTTCAGCGGGCCGCCGGGGTGCCAGAAGCGGATGCCCTCGTCGTCGATCTCGAAGGCGCCGCCGACCTTGCGGTAGGTGTTGAGGAAGGTCATCATCGACCGCTGCTGGGCGCCGCGCACGTAGATGTCGCCCTCGGTCGCCAGGGCCGCCGACGCCCAGGAGGCCGCCTCCAGGCGGTCGGGGAGCGCCCGGTGGGTGTAACCGTCGAGCCGGTCGACACCGGTGATCCGGATGGTCCGGTCGGTGTCCATGGAGATGATCGCGCCCATCTTCTGCAGTACGCAGATGAGGTCCTCGATCTCCGGTTCCACGGCGGCGTTGGTGAGCTCGGTGACGCCCTCGGCCAGGACGGCCGTCAGCAGGACCTGCTCCGTGGAGCCCACCGACGGGTACGGCAGCCGGATCTTGGTGCCGCGCAGCCGCTGCGGGGCCTCCAGGTACTGTCCGTCCGCCCGCTTCTCGATGGTCGCGCCGAAGCGGCGCAGCACCTCGAAGTGGAAGTCGATCGGCCGGCCGCCGATGTCGCAGCCGCCGAGACCCGGGATGAAGGCGTGGCCCAGGCGGTGCAGCAGGGGACCGCAGAAGAGGATCGGGATGCGGGAGGAACCCGCGTGGGCGTCGATGTCGGCGACGTTCGCGCTCTCGACGTGCGAGGGGTCGAGAACCAGTTCGCCCGGCTCGTCGCCGGGACGGACGGTCACACCGTGCAGTTGCAGCAGACCCCGCACCACCCGCACGTCACGGATGTCGGGGACGTTGCGCAGCCGGCTCGGCCCGCTGCCGAGCAGTGCGGCGACCATTGCCTTCGGCACCAGGTTCTTGGCGCCTCGGACGCGGATCTCGCCCTCGAGCGGGGTGCCGCCGTGGACAAGCAGGACATCGTCTGTGCCGGTCATGTAACTCGCGTTCCGGAGTGGTCGGGCAGGGGCCATCGGCAAGGGTAATGGCCCTCCACCCTCCTTCCGTAAGGCTCAGGGGGGAGTACGAACGTCATGAATCCGCCACAACACGCTGTGCTGGGCGGGGCTTGCGGAGGGTCACCGTCCGGATGCCGGTCCCCGGGGCCCGAAGGGCGCGCCTTCGCGCGCCCGTGCGCCGCGTGTGCGCGCCCCGAGCAGGCAGGAACCCGTCGGCGGCCGTCGCGGAGGACCGGACCGGCCCCACGGGAGGGGAAGATGCGGGATCATTCCTCCATGACGGAGGTGTCCTCGCTCACAGGGCGGCTGCTCGTGGCCGCGCCCGCTCTGTCGGACCCGAATTTCGACCGCACCGTGGTGCTGCTCCTCGACCACGACGAGGAGGGTTCCCTCGGTGTGATCCTCAACCGCCCGACCCCGGTCGGCGTCGGGGACATCCTGGCGTCCTGGGCCGGGCTGACCGGCGAGCCCGGAGTGGTCTTCCAGGGCGGTCCGGTCTCGCTCGACTCGGCGCTGGGCGTCGCGGTGGTCCCGGGGGACGAGGGGCCCTTTCCGGGCCCCCGGCACCGTCCGGGCCGGGGGGAGCCCGTCGGCTGGCGGCGGGTGCACGGGGCGATCGGCCTGGTGGACCTGGAGACGCCCCCGGAACTGCTCGCCCCGGCGCTCGGAGCGCTGCGCATCTTCGCCGGGTACTCGGGCTG
This DNA window, taken from Streptomyces nitrosporeus, encodes the following:
- the murA gene encoding UDP-N-acetylglucosamine 1-carboxyvinyltransferase, encoding MTGTDDVLLVHGGTPLEGEIRVRGAKNLVPKAMVAALLGSGPSRLRNVPDIRDVRVVRGLLQLHGVTVRPGDEPGELVLDPSHVESANVADIDAHAGSSRIPILFCGPLLHRLGHAFIPGLGGCDIGGRPIDFHFEVLRRFGATIEKRADGQYLEAPQRLRGTKIRLPYPSVGSTEQVLLTAVLAEGVTELTNAAVEPEIEDLICVLQKMGAIISMDTDRTIRITGVDRLDGYTHRALPDRLEAASWASAALATEGDIYVRGAQQRSMMTFLNTYRKVGGAFEIDDEGIRFWHPGGPLNAIALETDVHPGFQTDWQQPLVVALTQAAGLSIVHETVYESRLGFTSALNQMGAHIQLYRECLGGSDCRFGQRNFLHSAVVSGPTKLQGADLVIPDLRGGFSYLIAALAAQGTSRVHGIDLINRGYENFMDKLEKLGAKVELPGGSLV
- a CDS encoding YqgE/AlgH family protein; this translates as MTEVSSLTGRLLVAAPALSDPNFDRTVVLLLDHDEEGSLGVILNRPTPVGVGDILASWAGLTGEPGVVFQGGPVSLDSALGVAVVPGDEGPFPGPRHRPGRGEPVGWRRVHGAIGLVDLETPPELLAPALGALRIFAGYSGWGPGQLESELAEGAWYVVESEPGDVSSPHPEKLWRAVLRRQRSELAMIATYPDDPSLN